One genomic window of Eggerthella timonensis includes the following:
- the dnaK gene encoding molecular chaperone DnaK has product MSKILGIDLGTTNSAMAVMEGSEPEILVNAEGDRTTPSVEGFRKDGERVVGKAAKNQAVTNPENTVSSVKRFIGRSYDETPEERKTVSYKLQKGKDGRAVVDIDGKDYTPEEISAMVLQKLKNDAEKQLGAPVTQAVITVPAYFNDAQRQATKDAGKIAGLEVLRIINEPTAAALAYGLDKTNKDEKILVFDLGGGTFDVSILELGDGVFEVASTAGDNHLGGDDWDQRIIDWMADKFKAENGIDLRQDKMALQRLKEAAEKAKMELSSTTQANINLPFITADASGPKHLDYTLTRAEFERITKDLLDRVKKPVEQALKDAGLKTGDIDEVILVGGSTRMPAVQDLVKKLTGKEPNMSVNPDEVVAMGAAVQGGVLAGDVEGILLLDVTPLSLGVETMGGVMTKMIDRNTTIPTRKTEIYSTASDNQTSVEVHVLQGERQMAADNKTLGKFQLTGIPAARRGVPQIEVTFDIDANGIVNVSAKDLGTGKQQQITISGSTALNDEEVDRMVKDAEAHAEEDAKRKEEIEVRNNADALVNATEQTLQEVGDKAPADVKSAAEEAIAEAKSALEGSDMDAIKAATEKMQQAGYKLAEVVYSTQGPDAASQAAAAESTPADDTIEADYEVVEDDDNKEGK; this is encoded by the coding sequence ATGAGCAAGATTCTTGGTATCGACTTGGGCACGACGAACTCCGCCATGGCCGTCATGGAGGGCTCCGAGCCCGAAATCCTCGTGAACGCCGAGGGCGACCGCACCACCCCGTCGGTCGAGGGCTTCCGCAAGGACGGCGAGCGCGTCGTCGGCAAGGCCGCGAAGAACCAGGCCGTCACGAACCCCGAGAACACCGTGTCGTCCGTCAAGCGCTTCATCGGCCGCTCCTACGATGAGACGCCGGAAGAGCGCAAGACCGTCAGCTACAAGCTGCAGAAGGGCAAGGACGGCCGCGCGGTCGTCGACATCGACGGCAAGGACTACACGCCGGAGGAAATCTCCGCCATGGTGCTCCAGAAGCTGAAGAACGACGCCGAGAAGCAGCTGGGCGCGCCGGTCACGCAGGCCGTCATCACGGTGCCCGCGTACTTCAACGACGCGCAGCGCCAGGCAACGAAGGACGCCGGCAAGATCGCGGGCCTCGAAGTGCTCCGCATCATCAACGAGCCGACGGCCGCCGCGCTGGCCTACGGCCTCGACAAGACGAACAAGGACGAGAAGATCCTCGTGTTCGACCTGGGCGGCGGCACGTTCGACGTGTCCATCCTGGAGCTTGGCGACGGCGTGTTCGAGGTTGCCTCCACCGCCGGCGACAACCACCTGGGCGGCGACGACTGGGACCAGCGCATCATCGATTGGATGGCCGACAAGTTCAAGGCCGAGAACGGCATCGATCTGCGCCAGGACAAGATGGCTCTGCAGCGTTTGAAGGAAGCTGCCGAAAAGGCGAAGATGGAGCTGTCCTCCACCACGCAGGCCAACATCAACCTGCCGTTCATCACGGCCGACGCCTCCGGCCCGAAGCACCTCGACTACACGCTGACGCGCGCCGAGTTCGAGCGCATCACGAAGGACCTGCTCGACCGTGTGAAGAAGCCTGTTGAGCAGGCGCTCAAGGACGCCGGCCTCAAGACGGGCGACATCGACGAGGTCATCCTCGTGGGCGGCTCCACCCGTATGCCTGCGGTGCAGGATCTCGTGAAGAAGCTCACCGGCAAGGAGCCGAACATGTCCGTGAACCCGGACGAGGTCGTCGCCATGGGGGCTGCCGTTCAGGGCGGCGTGCTGGCCGGCGACGTCGAGGGCATCCTGCTGCTCGACGTGACCCCGCTGTCGCTGGGCGTCGAGACCATGGGCGGCGTGATGACGAAGATGATCGACCGCAACACCACCATCCCGACCCGCAAGACCGAGATCTACTCCACCGCGTCTGACAACCAGACGTCGGTCGAGGTGCACGTCCTGCAGGGCGAGCGCCAGATGGCCGCGGACAACAAGACGCTGGGCAAGTTCCAGCTGACCGGCATCCCGGCCGCGCGCCGCGGCGTGCCGCAGATCGAGGTCACGTTCGACATCGACGCCAACGGCATCGTGAACGTGTCGGCGAAGGACCTGGGCACCGGCAAGCAGCAGCAGATCACCATCTCCGGCTCCACCGCGCTGAACGACGAGGAAGTCGATCGCATGGTGAAGGACGCCGAGGCCCATGCCGAGGAAGATGCCAAGCGCAAGGAAGAGATCGAGGTTCGCAACAACGCCGACGCCCTGGTGAATGCCACCGAGCAGACGCTGCAGGAAGTGGGCGACAAGGCTCCGGCCGACGTGAAGTCCGCCGCCGAGGAGGCCATCGCCGAGGCGAAGTCCGCGCTCGAGGGCTCCGATATGGACGCCATCAAGGCTGCGACCGAGAAGATGCAGCAGGCGGGCTACAAGCTGGCTGAGGTCGTGTACTCCACGCAGGGCCCGGACGCCGCCTCGCAGGCTGCCGCCGCTGAGTCCACCCCGGCCGATGACACCATCGAGGCCGACTACGAGGTCGTCGAGGACGACGACAACAAGGAAGGGAAGTAA
- a CDS encoding response regulator transcription factor, whose translation MGSAFNRIDDRRRYVRQFKESLAKHPFLSIGFGLYWMQTILLFQSPYLFLDPSPLAESFPLPKGTVLLIASVITYLVWCLGYKHANRFSEARWFPYALCTVLMLGAMLYCAYPALMDDHHDLAVVTYLAASILIGCGTANVNLETSRVFACIGPLQVLFNGIAALFIGTVGALALSLFPGKVGQVVLVLMPLPMVACIWKSIAQFPRRELYGQGMQVKVHPPTKFLVTSAFQGLALGVMHSLLINNFGSSALVVSMGYFAAVALLFFCAIAVKNNFDVLIYRIGFPLMAAGFFIVGTFEPALLPGALSLDAGYCFQYLMSCSLCAYLTKGLGQPPIWIIGSATACLLAGQFVGSLLDVLIADWSLLAVFVAFVLLLAALFMTSSRNIRTGWGAVSPGESGAVDNEEGNLAVACQLIATEHRLSKREIEVFDLIVKGYSRKAIARELSMAEETVKTHTGRIYQKLLVHSKQELIELAAQRAASLEQ comes from the coding sequence ATGGGAAGCGCATTCAATCGCATTGACGACCGGCGGCGCTACGTTCGCCAATTCAAGGAGAGCCTCGCGAAGCACCCGTTCCTGTCCATCGGCTTCGGCCTGTACTGGATGCAAACGATCCTGTTGTTCCAAAGCCCGTACCTGTTCCTCGATCCCTCCCCGCTCGCCGAGAGCTTCCCCCTGCCGAAAGGCACCGTACTGCTGATAGCGAGCGTGATAACGTACCTGGTTTGGTGCCTGGGATACAAGCATGCCAACCGGTTCAGCGAGGCGCGCTGGTTTCCGTACGCACTGTGCACCGTGCTGATGTTGGGAGCCATGTTGTATTGCGCGTACCCGGCGCTCATGGACGATCACCACGACCTCGCCGTGGTCACCTACTTGGCCGCATCCATCCTCATCGGGTGCGGAACGGCGAACGTCAACCTCGAAACAAGCCGCGTGTTCGCCTGCATCGGCCCTCTGCAAGTGCTGTTCAACGGTATCGCGGCGCTGTTCATCGGCACGGTGGGGGCGCTTGCGCTGTCGCTGTTCCCCGGCAAAGTGGGCCAAGTGGTGCTCGTTCTCATGCCGCTGCCTATGGTGGCCTGCATCTGGAAGAGCATCGCCCAGTTCCCGCGACGCGAGCTGTACGGACAAGGCATGCAGGTCAAAGTGCACCCGCCTACCAAGTTCCTCGTGACATCGGCGTTCCAAGGTCTCGCGCTCGGTGTCATGCACAGCCTGTTGATCAACAACTTCGGCAGCTCGGCTCTCGTGGTGAGCATGGGGTACTTCGCCGCCGTTGCCCTGCTGTTCTTCTGCGCCATCGCCGTGAAGAACAACTTCGACGTGCTGATCTACCGCATCGGCTTTCCGCTGATGGCGGCCGGCTTCTTCATCGTGGGCACGTTCGAGCCCGCGCTGCTGCCCGGCGCGCTGTCGCTTGATGCGGGCTACTGCTTCCAGTACCTCATGTCGTGCTCGTTGTGCGCTTATCTGACGAAAGGCTTGGGGCAGCCGCCCATTTGGATCATCGGCTCGGCTACGGCGTGCCTGCTGGCCGGCCAGTTCGTCGGCAGCCTGCTGGACGTGCTCATCGCCGACTGGAGCCTGCTGGCGGTGTTCGTGGCGTTCGTTCTGCTGTTGGCTGCGCTGTTCATGACGAGCAGTCGCAACATTCGCACCGGCTGGGGCGCGGTGAGCCCGGGCGAGAGCGGCGCGGTCGACAACGAAGAAGGCAATCTGGCCGTCGCCTGCCAGCTCATCGCCACTGAGCATCGCCTGTCGAAACGCGAGATAGAAGTGTTCGACCTCATCGTGAAAGGTTACAGCCGCAAGGCCATCGCGCGCGAGTTGAGCATGGCCGAGGAAACGGTGAAAACGCACACGGGCCGCATCTACCAGAAGCTGCTCGTGCATTCCAAGCAGGAGCTTATCGAGCTGGCCGCCCAGCGCGCGGCGTCGCTCGAGCAGTAA
- a CDS encoding dynein gamma chain protein produces the protein MCTNGINTGQFEQMIEQIDDHIKLERRWAHNLGHLAGDAGFATVSEKMHAAQAMLDDVRALLDEAKDALEDDAEASANVTVNLV, from the coding sequence ATGTGCACGAACGGAATCAACACGGGGCAATTCGAGCAGATGATCGAGCAGATCGACGACCACATCAAGCTGGAGCGCCGTTGGGCTCACAACCTGGGGCACCTGGCAGGCGACGCCGGGTTCGCCACCGTCTCCGAGAAGATGCATGCCGCGCAGGCCATGCTCGATGACGTGCGCGCCCTGCTCGACGAAGCCAAGGACGCGCTTGAGGACGATGCCGAAGCGTCGGCGAACGTCACCGTCAATCTCGTGTAG
- the hypE gene encoding hydrogenase expression/formation protein HypE, whose amino-acid sequence MDTTVMLGHGSGGTMMKRIIDDVFFAAYAGDELLRGDDAAVLPAPAPGERLAFSTDSFVVTPHFFPGGDIGRLAVCGTVNDVATSGAVPRYLSCGFVLEEGFPIENLKRICASMAECAQEAGVRLVTGDTKVVNRGHGDGVYINTSGVGTIPEGVNLGGAQCMPGDKVLVTGTLGDHGITIMSCRESLSFSADLESDAAPLNHLIAAVLEAAPHTRCFRDPTRGGLASTLNELAAQSGTDITVDEDAVPVKPAVQGACDMLGYDVLQVANEGKMVCVVAADEADAALAAMRANRYGTDAAVIGEVSAARPERGSKVFLRTAFGGTRILDMLVGEQLPRIC is encoded by the coding sequence ATGGATACCACGGTCATGCTGGGACACGGCAGCGGCGGCACGATGATGAAGCGCATCATCGACGACGTGTTCTTCGCCGCCTACGCCGGCGACGAGCTGCTGCGCGGAGACGATGCGGCGGTGCTGCCCGCGCCCGCCCCGGGCGAGCGCCTCGCGTTCTCGACCGACAGCTTCGTGGTGACGCCGCACTTCTTCCCGGGCGGCGACATCGGGCGCCTCGCCGTCTGCGGCACGGTGAACGACGTGGCCACGAGCGGTGCCGTCCCGCGTTACCTCAGCTGCGGATTCGTGTTGGAAGAGGGCTTCCCCATCGAGAACCTCAAGCGCATATGCGCTTCGATGGCCGAATGCGCACAAGAGGCCGGCGTGCGCCTGGTCACCGGCGACACGAAGGTGGTGAACCGCGGCCACGGCGACGGCGTGTACATCAACACGAGCGGCGTCGGCACCATCCCCGAGGGCGTCAACCTGGGCGGCGCGCAGTGCATGCCGGGCGACAAGGTGCTGGTCACCGGCACGTTGGGCGATCACGGCATCACTATCATGAGCTGCCGCGAATCCTTGAGTTTCTCGGCCGACCTGGAAAGCGACGCCGCACCCCTCAACCACCTTATCGCCGCGGTGCTGGAGGCGGCGCCGCACACGCGCTGCTTCCGCGACCCCACGCGCGGCGGCCTGGCGTCCACGCTCAACGAACTGGCGGCCCAGTCGGGCACCGACATCACCGTGGACGAGGACGCCGTCCCCGTCAAGCCCGCCGTGCAGGGCGCGTGCGACATGCTGGGCTACGATGTGCTGCAGGTTGCGAACGAGGGCAAGATGGTGTGCGTGGTGGCGGCCGACGAAGCCGACGCGGCGCTCGCCGCCATGCGCGCGAACCGATACGGCACTGACGCGGCCGTCATCGGTGAGGTGTCGGCCGCCCGTCCCGAGCGCGGTTCCAAGGTGTTTCTGCGCACGGCGTTCGGCGGCACGCGCATACTCGACATGCTCGTCGGCGAGCAATTGCCGCGCATTTGTTAG
- a CDS encoding 4Fe-4S binding protein: protein MSHPVIEADECIGCGICVDACPQEVLEVVGGVAEVVNEDACIACGDCVEECPMGAIPEVIED from the coding sequence ATGTCTCACCCGGTTATCGAAGCCGATGAGTGCATCGGTTGCGGCATCTGCGTCGATGCCTGCCCGCAGGAAGTGCTCGAAGTTGTCGGCGGCGTCGCTGAGGTCGTGAACGAGGATGCTTGCATCGCGTGCGGCGACTGCGTCGAGGAATGCCCCATGGGCGCGATCCCCGAGGTCATCGAGGACTAA
- a CDS encoding phosphoglucosamine mutase, which produces MAEIHFGTDGWRAIIGEDFTDDNLVRVIDAAARVFKEDALAAGRAEDAPGTLIVGHDCRQDAHAYAQLAAEVAASQGFAVKLTQDYCPTPTLCWSVAQDADAVGGIMLTSSHNPAEYLGVKLRMSDGGAAGKEFTDRVEAAFADEPTEARGTCETVDLMTPYLATLKERVDAEAIRSANLRVVVDPLYGAGRIYLATLLRDLGVEVCEINNAEDPTFDGLHPEPIPPWVDRCIAKVPELGYDAGFINDGDADRIGAVDEHGNFANPHRIITLLTSHLAEDKGLSGRVVSTITASAMLARQCKRLGLELTSTPVGFKWIYAEMEKGDVMLGGEESGGIGIPSHVMERDGLLMALLLCETMAQRSMSLGQLVDDMFEKVGKLEFERQGLKITDEQMANFRSNIVPSYSPAEICGKKVVDVDRRDGVKFYLEGDAWVMMRPSGTEPLVRIYAEAETMDEVRDLLKAAEGVVTA; this is translated from the coding sequence GTGGCAGAAATACACTTCGGAACGGATGGCTGGCGAGCCATCATCGGCGAGGATTTCACCGACGACAACCTCGTGCGCGTCATCGACGCGGCGGCGCGCGTGTTCAAGGAAGACGCCCTCGCGGCCGGGCGCGCGGAAGACGCACCCGGGACCCTCATCGTGGGCCACGACTGCCGCCAGGACGCGCACGCCTACGCGCAGCTCGCGGCCGAGGTCGCTGCGTCGCAGGGCTTCGCCGTCAAGCTCACGCAGGACTACTGCCCCACGCCCACGCTGTGCTGGTCGGTCGCCCAGGATGCCGACGCGGTGGGCGGCATCATGCTGACCAGCAGCCACAACCCGGCCGAGTACCTGGGCGTGAAGCTGCGCATGTCCGACGGCGGTGCGGCGGGCAAGGAGTTCACCGACCGCGTGGAAGCCGCCTTCGCCGACGAGCCCACCGAGGCGCGCGGCACGTGCGAGACGGTCGACCTCATGACCCCGTACCTCGCCACCCTCAAGGAGCGTGTGGATGCCGAAGCCATCCGCAGCGCCAACCTGCGCGTGGTGGTGGATCCGCTGTACGGCGCGGGCCGCATCTACCTGGCAACGCTGCTGCGCGATCTGGGCGTAGAGGTGTGCGAGATCAACAACGCCGAAGACCCCACGTTCGACGGTTTGCATCCCGAGCCCATTCCGCCTTGGGTGGACCGCTGCATCGCGAAGGTTCCCGAGCTGGGTTACGACGCGGGCTTCATCAACGACGGCGACGCCGACCGCATCGGCGCGGTGGACGAGCACGGCAACTTCGCGAACCCGCACCGCATCATCACGCTGCTCACCTCGCACCTCGCCGAGGACAAGGGCCTTTCCGGCCGCGTCGTGTCCACCATCACCGCATCGGCCATGCTCGCCCGCCAGTGCAAGCGCCTCGGCCTCGAGCTGACCAGCACGCCGGTGGGTTTCAAGTGGATCTACGCCGAGATGGAGAAGGGCGACGTCATGCTGGGCGGCGAGGAATCCGGCGGCATCGGCATCCCCAGCCACGTCATGGAGCGCGACGGCCTGCTGATGGCGCTGCTGCTGTGCGAGACGATGGCGCAGCGCAGCATGAGCCTGGGCCAGCTGGTGGACGATATGTTCGAGAAGGTGGGCAAGCTGGAGTTCGAGCGCCAGGGCCTGAAGATCACCGACGAGCAGATGGCGAACTTCCGCTCGAACATCGTGCCGAGCTACTCGCCTGCCGAGATTTGCGGCAAGAAGGTGGTGGACGTGGATCGTCGCGACGGCGTGAAGTTCTACCTCGAAGGCGATGCGTGGGTCATGATGCGCCCCTCCGGCACCGAGCCGCTCGTGCGCATCTACGCCGAGGCCGAGACGATGGACGAGGTGCGCGACTTGTTGAAGGCCGCCGAGGGCGTCGTCACCGCATAA
- the nikR gene encoding nickel-responsive transcriptional regulator NikR, whose translation MSNDLMRFSVAMPEELLVRFDQLVARRGLAKNRSEVVRDLVRDALVEDECATPGTEVVGTLTIVFDHHASDLQEKLHAIQHDYFESIISSMHVHLDAHHCLEIIVLRGETGLVQDIANLILGTKGVKNGRLVVTTTGQYI comes from the coding sequence ATGAGCAACGACCTCATGCGCTTCTCGGTGGCCATGCCCGAGGAGCTGCTCGTCCGCTTCGACCAGTTGGTTGCGCGTCGTGGCCTGGCGAAGAATCGCAGCGAAGTGGTGCGCGACCTCGTGCGCGACGCGCTGGTCGAGGACGAGTGCGCCACGCCGGGCACGGAGGTGGTGGGCACGCTCACCATCGTGTTCGATCACCACGCCAGCGATCTGCAGGAGAAGCTGCACGCCATCCAGCACGACTACTTCGAGTCCATCATCTCGTCCATGCACGTGCATCTCGACGCGCACCATTGCCTCGAGATCATCGTGCTGCGCGGCGAGACGGGCCTCGTGCAGGACATCGCGAATCTTATCCTGGGCACGAAGGGCGTGAAGAACGGCCGCCTCGTCGTCACCACGACCGGGCAGTATATATAG